TTTTTGTAGAGATATTTATATTAAACTCATCAGATAATTTAGCAGGCAAGACAACAATATTTGTATCTTTTATTATTTTTTTAACATAAGTCTTAATCTGAATTTCAGACTCTTTAATTCCTAAAATAGGAAGTTCATAATTTTCCTCATAGATTTTATTAATATCAAATCCAATATATTCTAACTTATCAGAATAAGATATAATGACAAGTCTTCCTAATTGAATTGCATAAACAATATCATTTCTAATAATAAGAATTACTGTTGAGATTTCAAATTTCTGATTTTCTCTGTTGAAAAATGCAGCAAGTCTCCAATGCATTTCCACGGCAGTCTTTCGTAGCCGCTCTTTTATTTCGTATCCATCCTGATAGAAGTATTCATTAAAAACTTGAACAAGCAAAGTTATTGCTTTTTCAGCAAGCATACCTTTTTCAGGGGTTTGGAAAACCAATGCCACTTTCTCTGAATTGGTTGGGAAAAAGTCTGTATGGATTAAATTTCCTTCTTCCAAAGAGAAATATCTTTCTATTTTAATGTTTTTCATCGTCCGAGGAGTCGTCATGGATTCATCCTTCGTCCCGATTTCATCGGGACTACGAAGAACGGACCACTCCATGACGAACTTAAAACCAGTGTAATTATCTCCTGAAAAATCCTAACGCTGCTTTAAATAAGATTTTATTATTCATTAGCATATTTGTATAAGAAGCATTTGCTAATGGACAAAAGCACTTTTCAGTTCTGATTTTATTTCTCTCTTCCTTCAATTTCGGGTTCCTAAACCATATCTTTTTGAAATTGTAATTACTATCCTTTATATTACCAATTACTTTTGCTAAGATACAACAGGGCCAAACATCCCCATTTGGAACAATTTGAACAGAAAGAATTCCTGCATAACATTTTATTATCTGTCGCTGTTCTTTTAAAATCTTTTTAACCATCTTATAGTATTCAATTCTAAATGTTTGAGTAATTTTATTCATACCTCTAAATTTTGTATTTTTAATTGTATATAACAAAAAATCAATTGCCTGTGAATACTTCATTAAAGATGGTGTGATGTCAGATTCCATAGTATCCAGTTCTACACGGTTTTCAGCAATTTCAGTTATATATGAATCAGGGTGAAAATCCATTAATGTGCCAGCTACTCGCTGAAAATCGTCAACATTAAACTTTGATATTACAGAATGGATTCCCACATTTACATTATCTGAATTTAGCTTTTGAAGAGCTTTAACAGTTCTTATTGCATAATCATAAGCATTTTTTACACCTCTTATTTCATCATCTTTT
This genomic interval from Candidatus Cloacimonadota bacterium contains the following:
- a CDS encoding radical SAM protein; the encoded protein is MKNIILLWKLILLRIAKKWAVKFLLPVNYTVSVTYRCNSRCRTCNIWKIKSPELSSEEYAKIFKKIGKSVYWVTISGGEPFLRKDLFDIVYAIYKYSKPKIINIPTNGLLYKEIPKVVNRIAKNCPKSNIVINVSIDEIGEKDDEIRGVKNAYDYAIRTVKALQKLNSDNVNVGIHSVISKFNVDDFQRVAGTLMDFHPDSYITEIAENRVELDTMESDITPSLMKYSQAIDFLLYTIKNTKFRGMNKITQTFRIEYYKMVKKILKEQRQIIKCYAGILSVQIVPNGDVWPCCILAKVIGNIKDSNYNFKKIWFRNPKLKEERNKIRTEKCFCPLANASYTNMLMNNKILFKAALGFFRR